Proteins encoded in a region of the Pseudochaenichthys georgianus chromosome 20, fPseGeo1.2, whole genome shotgun sequence genome:
- the LOC117465864 gene encoding C-C chemokine receptor type 9-like, protein MDELFTSNTPAGTDYAGTETFEDDYGSDPTDDPGFCDRSWVREFRGQYEPPLFWMIFILGAMGNLVVVWIYTTVRNRLKTMTDVYLLNLAVADLLFLCMLPFWAVDAIKGWDFGVPLCKMVSAVYKINFFSSMLLLTCISVDRYIAIVQVTKAHNLKRKNRLFYSKLACLVVWLISILLAVPVFIFAQVKTDRNGQSFCDLRYSEDEKNQTKILVLSLQTCMGFFLPLLIMLFCYSVIVRTLLQAKSFEKHKALRVIFVVVFVFVFSQLPHNGMLIMEATEAANTTMTDCKMLIRFNVAGQIAKSLAFFHACLNPFLYVFIGVRFRQDLLRMVKMCAGGLSKGGLSKIQAVPKRPSIMSDTETTPALSI, encoded by the coding sequence GAAACGTTTGAGGATGACTATGGTTCAGATCCGACTGACGACCCAGGCTTTTGTGACAGAAGCTGGGTCAGGGAGTTTCGAGGGCAGTACGAGCCCCCTCTCTTCTGGATGATCTTCATTCTTGGTGCCATGGGTAATCTGGTGGTGGTTTGGATCTACACCACTGTGCGCAACCGCCTGAAAACAATGACCGACGTGTACCTGCTGAACCTGGCTGTGGCTGACCTCCTCTTCCTGTGCATGCTGCCTTTCTGGGCTGTCGATGCCATTAAGGGCTGGGACTTTGGTGTTCCCCTCTGCAAAATGGTGTCAGCTGTCTACAAAATCAACTTCTTCAGCAGCATGCTCCTGCTCACCTGCATTAGTGTGGATCGGTATATTGCAATTGTGCAAGTTACCAAGGCCCACAACCTGAAGAGAAAAAATAGGCTGTTCTACAGCAAACTTGCCTGCCTGGTTGTCTGGTTGATTTCCATCCTCCTAGCCGTCCCTGTGTTTATCTTCGCCCAGGTGAAGACCGACCGAAACGGGCAGTCTTTTTGTGATCTGCGTTACTCTGAAGACGAAAAAAACCAAACAAAAATCCTGGTTCTGTCCCTGCAGACCTGCATGGGATTCTTCCTTCCTCTTCTAATTATGTTATTTTGTTACTCTGTCATCGTTCGCACACTCCTGCAGGCCAAGAGCTTTGAGAAGCACAAGGCCTTACGTGTCATCTTTGTTgtggtgtttgtgtttgttttctctCAGCTACCTCACAATGGTATGCTAATAATGGAGGCCACGGAGGCAGCCAATACAACAATGACTGATTGTAAAATGTTAATCCGTTTTAATGTAGCTGGACAGATTGCCAAGAGCCTAGCGTTTTTCCATGCCTGCCTGAACCCATTCCTGTACGTCTTCATTGGAGTTCGCTTCAGACAGGACCTCCTGAGGATGGTAAAGATGTGTGCTGGCGGCCTGAGCAAAGGAGGGCTCAGTAAGATACAGGCGGTACCTAAACGCCCCTCGATCATGTCTGACACTGAAACTACCCCGGCCCTTTCCATATAA